A section of the Naumovozyma dairenensis CBS 421 chromosome 5, complete genome genome encodes:
- the TPA1 gene encoding oxidative DNA demethylase (similar to Saccharomyces cerevisiae TPA1 (YER049W); ancestral locus Anc_7.220), with protein MKRKAAETSSSSASKSQTLEDDKVESLFNPKIWDPKYQQELRDEIASSKPFNWGSIPNLVDENLLRAVRKEIETEIQFSKKETDIYKVNQSGDLANLSKLDWNDLSRLPNLFKLREILYSEKYRKFFSFITQSGDLSSEKTDMSINTYTKGCHLVPHDDVIGSRRISFILYLPDPDRTWKSHYGGGLRLYDTIMPNIPQNDPCAKLVPQFNQIAFFKVNPGFSFHDVEEVKVDKHRLSIQGWYHIPQPGEKAYIVNEEKSWIQKNITDLVPLDQHILQDFEFPKEEREFLSTYQIKHFETILNEEKSITESLSIPKELKTIPLEDKFLSKEEVKYLRKYISEEHLTEEGITKLQTQFSENSFLTIETFLNNEKSELLKELIKITELEKDCPYVSKDVSYPWKTAMPSHKRKYLYIDGKKFQKFETGEDLIATINNDELSNFEMVKEIISSKKTSNDDYGVEIELIELSCFFKSLIFKKYLLLLTSLCLVSEQILIRRFRPGLDFTLANKCQLNVKHFNEILDNVLEGTLCLTPSKGWESGEVGGYEMYMMDDTKEKLEDEVDIEAEWYKNDDGGDSVLLNCKPSWNSFNLVLRDESVLEFVKYVSWSAKSSRWDIKLKYDVKSLEEDEGDDENEEGDE; from the coding sequence atgaaaagaaaagctGCTGAAACGTCTAGCTCTTCGGCAAGTAAATCTCAaacattagaagatgaCAAAGTTGAAAGTTTGTTTAATCCCAAGATTTGGGACCCCAAATATCAACAAGAGTTAAGAGATGAGATTGCTAGCTCTAAACCCTTTAACTGGGGATCAATTCCAAATCTagttgatgaaaatttattaagaGCTGTCcgtaaagaaattgaaacagaaattcaattttcaaaaaaagaaactgaTATTTATAAAGTAAATCAAAGTGGTGATCTAGCCAATTTATCTAAATTAGATTGGAATGATCTATCAAGACTACCAAATCTTTTTAAACTACGtgaaattttatattctgaaaaatatagaaagtttttctcttttattACTCAATCAGGTGACTTATCTAGTGAAAAGACAGATATGAGTATTAATACTTATACTAAAGGTTGTCATTTAGTTCCTCATGATGATGTCATTGGTTCTAGACGTAttagttttattttatatttaccAGACCCTGATAGAACCTGGAAATCTCATTATGGTGGGGGGTTAAGACTTTATGATACTATAATGCCAAATATTCCGCAAAATGATCCATGTGCCAAATTAGTCCCTCAATTTAATCAAATCgcatttttcaaagttaaCCCAGGGTTTTCATTCCATGATGTAGAAGAAGTGAAGGTTGATAAACATAGACTATCTATTCAAGGCTGGTATCATATACCTCAACCTGGTGAAAAGGCATACATtgttaatgaagaaaaaagctggattcaaaaaaatattactgATTTAGTTCCATTAGATCAACACATTTTACAAGATTTTGAATTCCCAAAGGAAGAAAGAGAATTTTTATCTACTTATCAAATTAAACATTTTGAGACTATTCTAAATGAGGAGAAAAGTATCACTGAAAGTTTGTCAATTCCGAAAGAGTTAAAGACAATTCCATTGgaagataaatttttatctaAAGAGGAAGTCAAATACCTAaggaaatatatttctGAAGAGCATTTAACTGAAGAAGGTATTACCAAGTTACAGACTCAATTTTCAGAAAATTCCTTTTTAACTATTGAgacatttttaaataatgaaaaatctgaacttttgaaagaattaattaaaattacagaattagaaaaggaTTGTCCATATGTTAGTAAAGATGTATCTTATCCATGGAAAACTGCTATGCCATCTCATAAACGTaaatatctttatattgatggtaaaaaatttcaaaaattcgAGACAGGTGAAGATTTGATAGCtacaattaataatgatgagTTATCGAATTTCGAAATggttaaagaaataatatcttCCAAGAAGACAagtaatgatgattatgGGGTTGAAATCGAATTAATTGAACTAAGTTGTTTCTTCAAGAGTTTaattttcaagaaatatttgttattattgacATCATTATGTTTAGTTAGTGAACAAATTTTAATTAGAAGGTTTAGACCAGGTTTAGATTTCACTTTAGCCAATAAATGTCAATTAAATGTTAAacatttcaatgaaatattaGATAATGTATTAGAAGGTACGTTATGTTTAACACCATCTAAAGGATGGGAAAGTGGAGAAGTTGGTGGATATGAAATGTATATGATGGATGatacaaaggaaaaattagaagatgaagtcGATATAGAAGCTGAATGGTACAAGAACGATGACGGTGGAGATTCAGTCTTATTAAATTGTAAACCAAGTTGGAATTCCTTCAATTTAGTCCTACGTGATGAAAGTGTTTTAGAATTTGTTAAATATGTTAGTTGGTCAGCTAAATCTAGTAGATGGgatattaaattgaaatatgatGTAAAAAGTTTagaggaagatgaaggagatgatgaaaatgaagaaggtgACGAATAG
- the ISD11 gene encoding Isd11p (similar to Saccharomyces cerevisiae ISD11 (YER048W-A); ancestral locus Anc_7.219), translating to MTAAIAPTRRQVLSLYKQFIKNANQFNNFNFREYFLRKSRASFKQNSTIQDAEKLSKLYQDAKNDLSALKRQSVISQMYTFDKLVVEPVDKEERKDINKH from the coding sequence ATGACCGCTGCCATTGCCCCTACCAGACGTCAAGTGTTGTCACTTTATAAACAATTCATTAAGAACGCcaatcaattcaataatttcaattttagaGAGTATTTCTTAAGAAAATCAAGAGCATCATTCAAACAAAATTCTACAATACAAGATGCTGAAAAACTCTCGAAGCTATACCAAGATGctaaaaatgatttaaGTGCGTTAAAGAGACAATCCGTGATATCTCAAATGTATACATTTGATAAACTTGTTGTAGAACCTGTTGATAAGGAAGAAAGGAAGGATATTAATAAGcattaa
- the NDAI0E04540 gene encoding uncharacterized protein (Ty-like retrotransposon): MKSMRGKNHNKIPTLIPDSRADDNFTYISLWKPYPYVDISGIKFTPLQTKACSPTSVSPAVGISRIITTKTELQIIYHKHSFTTWCYLIPRDRFNIIIRKPLLRRLQYRSTETAEMITIHNIDINLNQIEYITTKQSIYTIAKLKNIQWFQGLVE; this comes from the coding sequence ATGAAGTCAATGCGAGGCAAGAATCACAATAAAATCCCAACACTAATCCCTGACTCAAGAGCAGATGACAATTTCACATATATCTCACTGTGGAAACCATATCCATATGTTGATATTTCAGGAATCAAATTTACTCCACTTCAGACAAAAGCATGCTCTCCGACTTCAGTATCTCCTGCCGTTGGAATATCCAGAATTATAACAACTAAAACAGAACTCCAAATCATTTACCACAAACATTCATTCACCACATGGTGTTACCTTATTCCACGTGATCGATTTaacatcattattagaaaacCACTACTGCGTCGCCTTCAATACAGATCAACTGAAACTGCTGAAATGATAACTATACATAACATTGACATTAATTTAAACCAAATTGAATACATTACAACAAAACAATCAATATATACCATTGCaaagttgaaaaatattcaatggTTTCAAGGTCTCGTTGAATAG
- the NDAI0E04550 gene encoding uncharacterized protein (Ty-like retrotransposon), whose protein sequence is MQLRCLLTFQISSKNLGLHKFSFGEQVKNEIVQIKQQSNNNKMGSSPDINSKIEEVEKFVPDSIIKRGDSRLLACIKNFSDVNLGNINPDMLISTGSGIDVTQQLLKIQSLLLSKQIAFKDWVFFLNNRCFGIAARAPKDERDRLMDWANCVISLCKHVEFYKNPWK, encoded by the coding sequence ATGCAGCTTCGATGTTTACTGACCTTTCAGATAAGTTCGAAAAATTTAGGCTTGCACAAGTTCAGTTTTGGTGAACAAGTTAAGAATGAAATTGTACAGATTAAACAACAATCAAACAACAATAAGATGGGATCTTCTCCAGATATTAATTCCAAAATCGAAGAGGTTGAGAAATTTGTTCCAGATTCAATTATCAAACGAGGTGACTCAAGATTATTAGCTTGTATCAAGAACTTCTCCGACGTCAATCTTGGTAATATCAATCCAGATATGTTAATTTCAACAGGTTCAGGTATTGATGTTACTCAACAGTTACTAAAGATTCAATCTTTACTATTGTCCAAACAAATTGCGTTTAAAGATTGGGtttttttccttaataACCGCTGCTTTGGGATTGCTGCTCGTGCGCCGAAAGACGAACGTGATCGTCTAATGGATTGGGCTAATTGTGTTATTTCCCTTTGTAAACATGTTgaattttacaaaaatccatggaaataa
- the CAJ1 gene encoding Caj1p has protein sequence MVKDTEYYDILGVEPDATPTEIKKAYRRKAMQTHPDKHPDDPDAQAKFQAVGEAYQVLSDPGLRSRYDEFGKDDAVPKQGFEDAGEYFTAIFGGDGFKDWIGEFSLIKEFTDASEMFDENGNPKESNEKDSAGNPADSGMVKHDGKAASNRKADKLTKEQRSRMMELEKKRREEMAKQVDELASKLTTKLDEYLIAVKENHLDQFNRKLDQEIEDLKLESFGLELLYLIAKVYKTKANNFIISKKTYGFSKIFTGTRENARTVKSAYNLLSTGIETQKAMEEMNKVNPEELDQYERAKFENMIAGKALGMMWEMSKFELQQKLKEICNKVLQDKNVSSKVRIAKAKAMLYIAEKFASAKRSPEEAEEARVFEELILGEKEKEKQKKAKHKIGVI, from the coding sequence atggTTAAAGATACTGAATATTACGATATCCTAGGCGTAGAACCTGATGCCACTCCAACAGAAATTAAGAAGGCATACCGTAGAAAGGCTATGCAAACTCATCCAGATAAGCATCCTGATGATCCTGATGCTCAAGCTAAGTTTCAAGCTGTTGGTGAAGCCTACCAAGTTTTGAGTGATCCAGGCTTGAGATCGAGATATGACGAATTCGGTAAAGACGACGCAGTTCCCAAACAAGGTTTTGAAGATGCAGGCGAATATTTCACTGCCATTTTCGGTGGTGACGGTTTTAAGGACTGGATCGGGGAATTTTCATTGATTAAGGAATTCACTGATGCGTCTGAAATGTTCgatgaaaatggaaatcCAAAGGAAAGCAATGAAAAGGATTCTGCTGGTAACCCTGCTGATTCAGGGATGGTTAAGCATGATGGAAAAGCTGCTTCGAATAGAAAGGCAGACAAACTAACTAAGGAACAACGTTCTAGGATGATGgaattggaaaagaaaagacGAGAAGAAATGGCCAAACAAGTAGATGAATTAGCTTCCAAATTGACCACCAAATTAGACGAATACCTCATTGCTGTTAAAGAAAACCATTTGGATCAATTTAATAGAAAATTGGACCAAGAgattgaagatttaaagCTAGAAAGTTTTGGTCTTGAATTATTGTATTTAATTGCTAAAGTTTATAAGACTAAGGcaaataattttattatctcTAAGAAGACATACGGGTTCTCGAAAATTTTTACAGGTACAAGGGAGAACGCAAGAACAGTTAAATCTgcatataatttattatctacTGGGATAGAAACTCAAAAAGCCATGGAAGAAATGAACAAGGTTAATCCAGAAGAATTGGACCAATATGAAAGGGCCAAATTCGAAAATATGATAGCAGGCAAAGCCCTAGGGATGATGTGGGAAATGTCGAAATTTGAATtacaacaaaaattaaaagaaatatgtaATAAAGTTTTACAAGACAAAAATGTATCTTCCAAGGTTCGTATCGCTAAAGCTAAAGCTATGCTATATATAGCAGAGAAATTTGCCAGCGCCAAAAGATCGCCAGAAGAAGCAGAGGAAGCAAGGGtctttgaagaattgattcttggtgaaaaggaaaaggaaaagcaAAAGAAGGCTAAACACAAAATTGGAGTCATATAG